One window from the genome of Populus alba chromosome 15, ASM523922v2, whole genome shotgun sequence encodes:
- the LOC118050476 gene encoding uncharacterized protein isoform X2: MSQDYDFQDGEFATAVAAAAFVIHSLEEAEADHRRKLRGDFGKSKEKIKTTKQDSSAGSVVTRHFSSREVTVAGETSARKPAEEDRRRQENAFPTRKPSRSSSVRPMNRQPFSQVVETKADSWEKDQLRKINRRYEKMKSKILDWEKAKKMRAKLHGEKKKSELELRRARNMQHYQNKIARIDLISGGARGKLEEKRRNEELEVKEKAKHMRSKGRSPSSYQ, translated from the exons ATGAGTCAGGATTACGATTTCCAAGATGGTGAGTTTGCGactgctgttgctgctgctgcattTGTCATTCACTCACTTGAAGAAGCTGAAGCAGACCACAGAAGAAAGCTGAGAGGGGATTTTGGTAAGTCAAAGGAAAAAATCAAGACTACGAAACAAGATTCTTCAGCTGGTTCTGTAGTAACAAGACATTTCTCTAGCAGGGAAGTGACAGTTGCAG GTGAAACTTCAGCTAGAAAACCAGCAGAAGAGGACAGAAGGCGACAAGAAAATGCTTTCCCTACCAGAAAACCAAGTCGTTCCTCCTCTGTGAGACCAATGAACCGACAACCTTTCAGCCAAGTTGTGGAAACCAAAGCAGATTCTTGGGAGAAAGATCAGCTAAGAAAGATTAATAGAAG GTATGAGAAAATGAAATCCAAGATTCTAGATTGGGAGAAGGCAAAAAAGATGCGAGCCAAACTCCATGGGGAAAAGAAGAAG AGCGAACTGGAGCTAAGAAGGGCAAGAAACATGCAACATTACCAGAACAAGATAGCGagaattgatttgatttctGGAGGAGCAAGAGGAAAGTTggaggagaaaagaagaaatgaagagCTTGAGGTTAAAGAGAAGGCAAAGCACATGCGTTCCAAGGGAAGGAGTCCTTCGAG CTACCAATGA
- the LOC118050476 gene encoding uncharacterized protein isoform X1, which yields MSQDYDFQDGEFATAVAAAAFVIHSLEEAEADHRRKLRGDFGKSKEKIKTTKQDSSAGSVVTRHFSSREVTVAGETSARKPAEEDRRRQENAFPTRKPSRSSSVRPMNRQPFSQVVETKADSWEKDQLRKINRRYEKMKSKILDWEKAKKMRAKLHGEKKKSELELRRARNMQHYQNKIARIDLISGGARGKLEEKRRNEELEVKEKAKHMRSKGRSPSRCFCC from the exons ATGAGTCAGGATTACGATTTCCAAGATGGTGAGTTTGCGactgctgttgctgctgctgcattTGTCATTCACTCACTTGAAGAAGCTGAAGCAGACCACAGAAGAAAGCTGAGAGGGGATTTTGGTAAGTCAAAGGAAAAAATCAAGACTACGAAACAAGATTCTTCAGCTGGTTCTGTAGTAACAAGACATTTCTCTAGCAGGGAAGTGACAGTTGCAG GTGAAACTTCAGCTAGAAAACCAGCAGAAGAGGACAGAAGGCGACAAGAAAATGCTTTCCCTACCAGAAAACCAAGTCGTTCCTCCTCTGTGAGACCAATGAACCGACAACCTTTCAGCCAAGTTGTGGAAACCAAAGCAGATTCTTGGGAGAAAGATCAGCTAAGAAAGATTAATAGAAG GTATGAGAAAATGAAATCCAAGATTCTAGATTGGGAGAAGGCAAAAAAGATGCGAGCCAAACTCCATGGGGAAAAGAAGAAG AGCGAACTGGAGCTAAGAAGGGCAAGAAACATGCAACATTACCAGAACAAGATAGCGagaattgatttgatttctGGAGGAGCAAGAGGAAAGTTggaggagaaaagaagaaatgaagagCTTGAGGTTAAAGAGAAGGCAAAGCACATGCGTTCCAAGGGAAGGAGTCCTTCGAGGTGTTTCTGCTGCTGA